From one Bacteroidota bacterium genomic stretch:
- a CDS encoding tRNA-binding protein produces MLSWKDFKKVEMRVGTIIEANDFPKARKAAYKLKIDFGELGIKNSSAQITRLYNKEDLINKQIIAVVNFPPKQIASFISECLVLGVLGEDEDVTLLKPDIRVKNGSLIA; encoded by the coding sequence ATGTTAAGCTGGAAAGATTTTAAAAAAGTAGAAATGAGAGTTGGAACAATTATCGAAGCCAATGACTTTCCAAAGGCAAGAAAAGCTGCCTATAAACTTAAAATTGATTTTGGAGAATTGGGCATTAAGAACAGTTCTGCACAAATAACCAGGCTATACAATAAAGAAGATTTGATTAACAAACAAATAATCGCCGTTGTAAACTTCCCTCCTAAGCAAATCGCCAGTTTCATCTCTGAATGCCTTGTGCTTGGTGTTTTAGGCGAGGATGAAGATGTCACTCTGCTTAAACCCGATATTAGAGTAAAAAACGGGAGTCTAATTGCATGA